From the genome of Phytohabitans rumicis, one region includes:
- a CDS encoding response regulator transcription factor → MRILLVEDDLRVTAVMTSMLQRRGYDVEHAATASAALAAAPCDLVLLDLNLPDGDGVDVCRTLRARSAHLGIIAVTARAEERDRVTGLRMGADDYVVKPFSMAELQARIEALLRRAARQAPPQEAVECGPLRIDHACRTVEVNGRAVSLTRKEFDILASLARQPGVAVTRERILLDVWQTTWSGRHTLEVHVASLRAKLSHPDLVQTVRGVGYRLRTG, encoded by the coding sequence ATGCGGATACTGCTCGTAGAGGACGACCTGCGGGTGACGGCGGTCATGACGTCGATGCTGCAACGGCGCGGGTACGACGTGGAGCACGCCGCGACGGCCAGTGCGGCTCTCGCGGCGGCCCCGTGCGACCTGGTGCTGCTGGACCTCAACCTGCCGGACGGCGACGGCGTCGACGTGTGCCGCACGCTCCGGGCGCGCAGCGCGCACCTGGGGATCATCGCCGTGACCGCGCGCGCCGAGGAGCGCGACCGCGTCACCGGGCTGCGCATGGGCGCCGACGACTACGTGGTCAAGCCGTTCTCGATGGCCGAGTTGCAGGCCCGCATCGAGGCGCTGCTGCGCCGGGCCGCCCGGCAGGCCCCGCCGCAGGAGGCCGTCGAGTGCGGGCCGCTGCGCATCGACCACGCCTGCCGGACCGTGGAGGTGAACGGCCGCGCGGTCTCGCTGACCCGCAAGGAGTTCGACATCCTGGCGTCGCTGGCCCGGCAGCCCGGCGTCGCGGTGACCCGCGAGCGCATCCTGCTGGACGTCTGGCAGACCACCTGGTCCGGCCGGCACACGCTGGAGGTCCACGTGGCGTCGCTGCGCGCCAAGCTCAGCCACCCCGACCTGGTGCAGACCGTCCGTGGAGTGGGCTACCGTCTGCGCACCGGGTAA
- a CDS encoding RICIN domain-containing protein, which yields MVAALAPAVLTATPALAEVTFTSTAVNSGSGLCAEVPGGASTSALQLAQATCASGAARQSFTFVPVAGVANTYNIRTLTSGSCVDIFGASTADNATVIQYACHSNNNQRFRLQAVTVAGQTNTFNVVAVHSSKCIAPAADNRLVQLPCTTATARVWRLPSYTPGPLRGPSTTR from the coding sequence TTGGTCGCTGCGCTCGCGCCGGCCGTCCTGACCGCCACGCCGGCCCTCGCCGAGGTCACGTTCACCAGTACCGCCGTCAACTCGGGCTCCGGGCTGTGCGCCGAGGTGCCGGGCGGCGCCTCCACCAGTGCGCTGCAGCTCGCCCAGGCCACCTGCGCGTCCGGCGCGGCCCGGCAGTCGTTCACGTTCGTGCCGGTCGCCGGCGTCGCCAACACGTACAACATCCGGACGCTGACGAGCGGCAGCTGCGTCGACATCTTCGGCGCCTCGACCGCGGACAACGCCACCGTCATCCAGTACGCCTGCCACAGCAACAACAACCAGCGGTTCCGGCTGCAGGCGGTGACCGTGGCCGGCCAGACGAACACGTTCAACGTGGTAGCCGTCCACTCCAGCAAGTGCATCGCGCCGGCGGCGGACAACCGCTTGGTGCAGCTGCCGTGCACCACCGCGACCGCCCGGGTATGGCGGCTGCCGTCGTACACGCCGGGACCTCTACGGGGACCTTCAACAACCCGTTGA
- a CDS encoding glycoside hydrolase family 43 protein yields MAAAVVHAGTSTGTFNNPLKVQGPDPWLTYYNGFYYLATTTWNNTITMRKSATLGGLRTAPDTLLFTLTRPNGAGTMWAPEFHLLNGPSGQRWYFYYTAGQEPYNLGTQRIHVLESAGLDPMGPYTFKADMLDPTADNTWELDPGILQLNGQLYLLGTFYNGSQPMFIRPLSNPWTASGTRRTLSTPTYSWETVGGAVNEGGEVLQRNGRTFIIYSASHCSTPDYKLGMLTYNGGDPLLSSSWTKSANPVFQRSNANGVYGPGHNGFFKSPDGTEDWIVYHANSSTSGGCDMNRSTRAQKFTWNADGTPTSAPPHP; encoded by the coding sequence ATGGCGGCTGCCGTCGTACACGCCGGGACCTCTACGGGGACCTTCAACAACCCGTTGAAGGTGCAGGGTCCGGATCCGTGGTTGACGTACTACAACGGCTTCTACTACCTGGCCACGACGACGTGGAACAACACGATCACGATGCGCAAGTCGGCCACGCTGGGTGGGCTGCGCACCGCCCCCGACACGTTGCTGTTCACGCTGACCCGGCCGAACGGTGCCGGCACGATGTGGGCGCCGGAGTTCCATCTGCTCAACGGGCCGAGCGGGCAACGCTGGTACTTCTACTACACCGCCGGCCAAGAGCCCTACAACCTGGGCACCCAACGCATCCACGTGCTGGAAAGCGCCGGCCTGGACCCGATGGGCCCCTACACGTTCAAGGCCGACATGCTCGACCCGACCGCGGACAACACCTGGGAACTCGACCCCGGCATCCTGCAACTCAACGGCCAACTCTATTTGCTCGGCACGTTCTACAACGGATCCCAACCCATGTTCATCCGCCCGCTGTCCAACCCCTGGACCGCGTCCGGCACCCGCCGGACCCTGTCCACCCCCACCTACTCGTGGGAAACCGTGGGTGGCGCGGTCAACGAAGGCGGCGAAGTCCTGCAACGCAACGGCAGAACCTTCATCATCTACTCCGCCTCACACTGCTCCACCCCCGACTACAAACTCGGCATGCTCACCTACAACGGCGGCGACCCCCTGCTGTCCTCCTCCTGGACCAAATCAGCCAACCCCGTCTTCCAACGCTCCAACGCCAACGGCGTCTACGGACCCGGCCACAACGGCTTCTTCAAATCCCCCGACGGCACCGAAGACTGGATCGTCTACCACGCCAACAGCTCCACCAGCGGCGGCTGCGACATGAACCGCTCCACCCGCGCCCAAAAATTCACCTGGAACGCCGACGGCACCCCAACTTCGGCACCCCCGCATCCCTGA
- a CDS encoding methylated-DNA--[protein]-cysteine S-methyltransferase, with protein sequence MATVYATFDSPLGDLLLVGSAGPGGPALTRLAVDARPQPEWRRDQDAFADAGHQLRAYFAGERRAFDLPYAASGTAFQRRVWLAVDAIPYGRTATYGALAERVGAPRDRIRAVAAAVGANPLLILRPCHRVVGADGKLTGYAAGLERKRYLLNLEGGTMLGSMGVELFLTSNP encoded by the coding sequence ATGGCAACCGTTTACGCGACATTCGACAGCCCGCTCGGGGACCTGCTGCTGGTCGGGTCGGCCGGTCCCGGCGGCCCGGCGCTGACCCGCCTGGCCGTGGACGCGCGACCACAGCCGGAGTGGCGGCGCGACCAGGACGCCTTCGCCGACGCGGGGCACCAGCTGCGGGCGTACTTCGCGGGGGAGCGCCGCGCGTTCGACCTGCCGTACGCGGCCAGCGGCACGGCGTTCCAGCGGCGGGTGTGGCTCGCGGTCGACGCGATCCCGTACGGCCGGACGGCCACGTACGGCGCGCTGGCCGAGCGCGTCGGGGCGCCGCGCGACCGGATCCGCGCGGTCGCGGCCGCGGTCGGCGCGAACCCGCTGCTGATCCTGCGCCCCTGCCACCGGGTGGTCGGCGCGGACGGCAAGCTGACCGGGTACGCCGCCGGCCTGGAGCGCAAGCGCTACCTGCTGAACCTGGAGGGTGGCACGATGCTGGGATCAATGGGCGTCGAGCTATTTCTAACCTCAAACCCATGA
- a CDS encoding BTAD domain-containing putative transcriptional regulator, which produces MALGGPRVRALLALLALDAGRLVPAERLIDGLYGDHPPAGAANALQSQVSRLRQTLGEYARVEFDPAAGYRLAVERDDVDAHRFARLAGEGRRALQAGDLAGAAAALGEALELWRGPALADAPYATAPAARLEELRLGAVEDKVAAELGLGGHAGLVAELRDLVAAHPLRERLRVHLMGALHGSGRQAEALAAYEEGRRILAEELGVDPSPEMSALHVAILRDEAIRAPRLPGQLTSFVGREEELRRVGKLLGEARLVTLHGPGGAGKTRLAIEAAGRQDGDVCLVELAPVAPGEDVPQAVLAALGLREAGLRGTADRRDATERLVAALADRRLLIVLDNCEHVVADAARLAARLLGACPGLRILATSREPLGLTGEALCPVVGLAVPPPDAVDALVVYPAVRLFADRAADVAPGFAVDDNHDAVLRICRTLDGLPLAIELAAARLRALPVAEVAARLDDRFRLLNRGSRTAEPRHQTLRAVVGWSWDLLDAAEQRLARRLTVFAGGATLAAAEAVCGADVDVLTGLVDKSLVVATGDRYWMLETVRAFCAERLAEAGEIAELRAAHAAYFLDLARTADPHLRRAEQLEWLRRLDADRDNLHAALRRATADDPPAALRLVAALAFYWWLRGLRTESAALATRLLAQVGTEPPPGLAEEYALCALTASLGGAGCPQLPVSVWAAGEVLPKLDRPPAQPFLLYLSALATGPPEGGPMSGNEMLELWGDMLGVDPWILALGSIGVGLTLLYYRRVESAEREIATALAGFRALGERWGMMVALSALAEFADWRGDHAAAAAPMGEALRLAEALDSTVDIADLLRIRADGRVYAGDLDGGRDDYLQAVAHARRSGALELLAAAHLGLGEVARRRGDLAGARTLCETALAECPTGWFSAEATRFAVHVALGRIAEAEGDPAAARAWYRRGLAGTAGTRSMFALTDAVEGLVGLAEGERAALLLGAGAALGAVDADAGRERAGDAAAFARGVAMTREEAIRALSADGA; this is translated from the coding sequence TTGGCGCTCGGTGGGCCGCGGGTACGGGCGTTGCTCGCGCTGCTGGCGCTCGACGCGGGCCGGCTCGTCCCCGCGGAGCGGCTGATCGACGGCCTGTACGGCGACCACCCGCCCGCCGGCGCCGCGAACGCGCTCCAGTCGCAGGTTTCCCGGCTGCGCCAGACGCTGGGCGAGTACGCCCGGGTGGAGTTCGACCCGGCGGCGGGCTACCGGTTGGCGGTGGAGCGGGACGACGTCGACGCGCACCGGTTCGCGCGGCTCGCCGGCGAGGGGCGGCGCGCGCTGCAGGCGGGTGACCTCGCCGGGGCGGCCGCCGCGCTGGGCGAGGCGCTGGAGCTGTGGCGGGGTCCCGCGCTGGCGGACGCGCCGTACGCGACCGCGCCGGCCGCCCGGCTGGAGGAGCTGCGCCTCGGTGCGGTCGAGGACAAGGTCGCGGCCGAGCTGGGGCTGGGCGGGCACGCCGGGCTGGTCGCCGAGCTGCGCGACCTGGTCGCCGCGCACCCGCTGCGGGAGCGGCTGCGGGTCCACCTCATGGGCGCGCTGCACGGCAGCGGGCGGCAGGCCGAGGCGCTGGCCGCGTACGAGGAGGGCCGGCGGATCCTGGCCGAGGAGCTGGGCGTCGACCCCTCGCCGGAGATGTCCGCGCTGCACGTCGCCATCCTGCGGGACGAGGCGATCCGAGCGCCGCGCCTGCCGGGCCAGCTCACCAGCTTCGTCGGGCGCGAGGAGGAGCTGCGCCGGGTCGGCAAGCTGCTGGGCGAGGCGCGGCTGGTCACGCTGCACGGGCCCGGCGGCGCGGGCAAGACCCGGCTGGCCATCGAGGCCGCCGGCCGCCAGGACGGCGATGTGTGCCTGGTCGAGCTGGCACCGGTGGCGCCCGGCGAGGACGTGCCGCAGGCGGTGTTGGCGGCGCTCGGGCTGCGGGAGGCCGGCCTGCGCGGCACGGCGGACCGGCGGGACGCCACCGAACGGCTGGTCGCGGCGCTCGCCGACCGCCGGCTGCTGATCGTGCTGGACAACTGCGAGCACGTCGTCGCGGACGCCGCCCGGCTGGCCGCTCGGCTGCTCGGTGCCTGTCCCGGGCTGCGGATCCTGGCCACCAGCCGGGAGCCGCTCGGCCTGACCGGCGAGGCGCTCTGCCCGGTCGTCGGGCTCGCCGTGCCGCCGCCGGACGCCGTGGACGCGCTGGTGGTGTACCCGGCGGTGCGGCTCTTCGCCGATCGGGCCGCCGACGTGGCACCCGGTTTCGCGGTCGACGACAACCACGATGCGGTGCTGCGGATCTGCCGTACCCTCGACGGTCTGCCGCTGGCCATCGAGCTGGCCGCGGCGCGGCTGCGGGCGCTGCCGGTCGCGGAGGTCGCGGCCCGCCTGGACGACCGGTTTCGCCTGCTGAACCGGGGGAGCCGCACCGCCGAGCCGCGGCACCAGACGCTCCGGGCGGTGGTGGGGTGGAGCTGGGATCTGCTGGACGCGGCCGAGCAGCGGCTGGCCCGCCGGCTGACGGTCTTCGCGGGCGGGGCCACGCTCGCCGCGGCCGAGGCGGTGTGCGGCGCGGACGTCGACGTGCTCACCGGCCTGGTCGACAAGTCGCTCGTGGTGGCGACCGGTGACCGGTACTGGATGCTGGAGACCGTGCGGGCGTTCTGCGCCGAGCGGCTGGCCGAGGCCGGCGAGATCGCGGAGCTGCGGGCCGCGCACGCGGCGTATTTCCTGGATCTGGCCCGGACCGCGGACCCGCACCTGCGCCGCGCCGAGCAGTTGGAGTGGCTGCGCCGCCTGGACGCGGACCGCGACAACCTGCACGCGGCGCTGCGCCGGGCGACCGCCGACGACCCGCCGGCGGCGCTGCGGCTGGTCGCGGCGCTGGCGTTCTACTGGTGGCTGCGCGGCCTGCGTACGGAGAGCGCGGCGCTGGCCACACGGTTGTTGGCGCAGGTCGGGACCGAGCCACCGCCCGGCCTGGCGGAGGAGTACGCGCTGTGCGCGCTGACCGCCTCGTTGGGCGGGGCCGGGTGCCCGCAGCTGCCGGTCAGCGTCTGGGCGGCCGGCGAGGTCCTGCCCAAGCTCGATCGCCCGCCGGCGCAGCCGTTCCTGCTGTACCTGTCGGCGCTGGCCACCGGGCCGCCGGAGGGCGGGCCCATGTCCGGCAACGAGATGCTCGAGCTGTGGGGCGACATGCTCGGCGTGGATCCGTGGATCCTGGCGCTGGGGTCGATCGGCGTCGGGCTGACGCTGCTGTACTACCGGCGCGTCGAGTCCGCCGAGCGGGAGATCGCCACCGCGCTCGCCGGGTTCCGGGCGCTGGGGGAGCGCTGGGGCATGATGGTCGCCCTGTCCGCGCTGGCCGAGTTCGCCGACTGGCGGGGCGACCACGCCGCGGCGGCCGCCCCGATGGGCGAGGCGCTGCGCCTGGCCGAGGCCCTGGACTCCACGGTGGACATCGCCGACCTGCTGCGCATCCGCGCGGACGGGCGGGTGTACGCCGGCGACCTGGATGGCGGGCGGGACGACTACCTCCAGGCGGTGGCCCACGCCCGGCGGTCGGGCGCGCTGGAGCTGCTGGCGGCGGCCCACCTGGGGCTCGGCGAGGTAGCCCGGCGCCGCGGCGACCTGGCCGGGGCCCGGACGCTCTGCGAGACGGCGCTCGCCGAGTGCCCGACCGGGTGGTTCAGCGCGGAGGCGACGCGGTTCGCCGTACACGTGGCGCTTGGTCGGATCGCGGAGGCGGAGGGTGACCCGGCCGCGGCGCGTGCCTGGTATCGGCGCGGGTTGGCCGGCACCGCCGGCACGCGCAGCATGTTCGCGCTGACCGACGCGGTCGAGGGACTGGTCGGCCTCGCGGAGGGCGAGCGGGCCGCGCTGCTGCTCGGCGCGGGCGCCGCCCTGGGCGCGGTGGACGCGGACGCCGGGCGGGAGCGGGCGGGCGACGCCGCGGCCTTCGCCCGCGGCGTCGCGATGACCCGCGAGGAGGCGATCAGGGCGCTGTCAGCGGACGGTGCGTGA
- a CDS encoding ATP-binding cassette domain-containing protein: MTTETPAVVAEGLRKRYGATTALDGFDLSVPAGTVYGLLGPNGAGKTTAVRILSTLLRFDGGRALVAGYDVARQPERIRDLIAMTGQYAAVDEILSGRQNLVLFGRLYHLRPRAARQRADELLDRFGLADAADKSAREYSGGMRRRLDLAASLIRTPQVLFLDEPTAGLDPRSRNQLWDAVRELVAGGTTVLLTTQYLEEADQLAGRISVVDAGHVVAEGTPDELKSRIGADRLEVVVHDAADLGAAAGIIREICLATPAVDIDVRRLGAPVTDRVAALAGVMRALQDAGIGVEDIGLRRPTLDEAFLHLTGDRVREEVAA, translated from the coding sequence ATGACGACAGAGACACCCGCGGTGGTCGCCGAGGGGCTGCGCAAGCGGTACGGCGCGACCACCGCCCTCGACGGTTTCGACCTGAGCGTGCCGGCCGGCACGGTGTACGGGCTGCTGGGGCCGAACGGCGCCGGCAAGACCACGGCGGTGCGGATCCTGTCCACGCTGCTGCGCTTCGACGGCGGCCGGGCCCTCGTCGCCGGGTACGACGTGGCGCGCCAGCCGGAGCGGATCCGCGACCTGATCGCCATGACCGGGCAGTACGCCGCGGTCGACGAGATCCTCAGCGGCCGGCAGAACCTGGTCCTCTTCGGACGCCTCTACCACCTGCGCCCGCGGGCCGCCCGGCAGCGGGCCGACGAGCTGCTGGACCGGTTCGGGCTGGCGGACGCGGCGGACAAGTCGGCCAGGGAGTACTCCGGCGGGATGCGCCGCCGGCTCGACCTGGCCGCCAGCCTCATCCGGACCCCGCAGGTCCTCTTTCTCGACGAGCCCACCGCCGGCCTCGACCCGCGCAGCCGCAACCAGCTCTGGGACGCGGTCCGCGAGCTGGTCGCCGGCGGCACGACGGTGCTGCTCACCACGCAGTACCTGGAGGAGGCCGACCAGTTGGCCGGCCGGATCTCGGTGGTCGACGCCGGCCACGTGGTCGCCGAGGGCACGCCGGACGAGCTGAAGTCGAGGATCGGCGCGGACCGGCTGGAGGTGGTCGTGCACGACGCGGCCGACCTGGGCGCCGCCGCCGGGATCATCCGGGAGATCTGCTTGGCCACGCCAGCGGTCGACATCGACGTACGCCGGCTCGGCGCGCCGGTCACCGACCGGGTGGCCGCGCTGGCGGGCGTGATGCGGGCGTTGCAGGACGCCGGCATCGGGGTCGAGGACATCGGCCTGCGCCGGCCGACCCTCGACGAGGCGTTCCTGCACCTGACCGGCGACCGCGTGCGCGAGGAGGTGGCGGCATGA
- a CDS encoding ABC transporter permease — protein sequence MTALVDGWTMTRRNMAHVVRAPEEIVIYFSLPIMFVLVFGYVFGSGMAVPGGGNYREYLLPGIFVMTMLYGLGATANAVALDVNRGVVDRFRSMPVARSALLTGRSGADLMRALLEMSTLVVCGLLVGWRWRDGVVDALVAVGLILLLRVALTWMGIYMGLVVPNPDVVPIIVFPLAFPLTAISNVFVAPDLMPGWLGAISAWNPLSATVAASRELFGNPSAGGDSWVAQHPLLLAVTWPVVLIAVFAPLAVRRYRRLSR from the coding sequence ATGACCGCCCTGGTGGATGGCTGGACGATGACCCGGCGCAACATGGCCCACGTGGTGCGGGCGCCGGAGGAGATCGTCATCTACTTCTCCCTGCCCATCATGTTCGTGCTGGTCTTCGGGTACGTCTTCGGCAGCGGCATGGCGGTGCCCGGTGGCGGCAACTATCGCGAGTACCTGCTGCCCGGCATCTTCGTGATGACCATGCTGTACGGCCTCGGCGCCACCGCGAACGCCGTGGCGCTGGACGTCAACAGGGGCGTGGTGGACCGGTTCCGGTCGATGCCGGTGGCCCGATCCGCGCTGCTGACCGGGCGCAGCGGCGCCGACCTGATGCGCGCCCTGCTTGAAATGTCCACTTTGGTGGTATGTGGCCTGCTGGTTGGCTGGCGCTGGCGCGACGGCGTGGTCGACGCGCTGGTCGCGGTCGGGCTCATCCTGCTGCTGCGGGTCGCGCTGACCTGGATGGGCATCTACATGGGACTGGTCGTGCCCAACCCGGACGTCGTACCGATCATCGTGTTTCCGCTGGCCTTCCCGCTGACCGCGATCTCCAACGTCTTCGTGGCACCCGACCTCATGCCGGGCTGGCTCGGCGCGATCTCGGCGTGGAACCCGCTCTCGGCCACCGTGGCGGCGAGCCGCGAGCTCTTCGGCAACCCGAGCGCCGGAGGCGACTCGTGGGTGGCGCAGCACCCGCTGCTGCTTGCCGTGACCTGGCCGGTGGTGCTCATCGCGGTCTTCGCGCCGCTCGCGGTACGCCGGTACCGGCGGCTCAGCCGCTGA
- a CDS encoding RNA polymerase sigma factor, whose amino-acid sequence MSEAGARELVERVRAGDEAAWVALTDRYVNLLWSVARGMRLSEADAADAVQTTWLHLVEGLDTLRDPDRVGAWLATTIRRECLAILRRRNRTVAAEGWDLIPDDAAPLDDALLRQERDAALWRAFRALGPRCQALLRVLMADPAPSYAEVSEALDMPIGGIGPTRRRCLDALRKIMFRGAHPFEAPSPGNA is encoded by the coding sequence TTGAGCGAGGCTGGCGCGCGCGAACTCGTCGAGCGGGTGCGCGCCGGTGACGAGGCCGCGTGGGTCGCCCTGACCGACCGGTACGTCAACCTCCTCTGGTCGGTGGCCCGCGGCATGCGGCTGTCCGAGGCGGACGCCGCGGACGCCGTGCAGACCACCTGGCTGCACCTCGTGGAAGGGCTGGACACGCTGCGCGACCCGGATCGGGTCGGCGCGTGGCTGGCCACCACGATCCGCCGGGAGTGCCTGGCCATCCTGCGGCGGCGCAACCGTACGGTCGCCGCCGAGGGGTGGGACCTGATCCCCGACGACGCCGCCCCGCTCGACGACGCGCTCCTGCGGCAAGAGCGGGACGCGGCGCTGTGGCGGGCGTTCCGCGCGCTGGGCCCCCGGTGCCAGGCCCTGCTGCGGGTGCTGATGGCCGACCCGGCGCCGTCGTACGCGGAGGTGTCGGAAGCACTCGACATGCCCATCGGCGGCATCGGCCCCACGCGGCGCCGGTGCCTCGACGCGCTCCGCAAGATCATGTTTCGCGGTGCGCACCCGTTCGAAGCCCCTTCCCCCGGAAACGCATGA
- a CDS encoding CHAT domain-containing tetratricopeptide repeat protein, which yields MDEPLLALAVSRPADAIAKAVALLSQKPDAGTRSIAHQARAIVLRDSGRVDEAIAELRAALRAAKRSGSPGRAVDVQATLGLTLGLAGRTSLGLATLDTAVAGSTGVLAGRVLMRRASLLRLLGKYDEALTDLRRAIGLLRRGGDRIWEARSRTHRFLVYAALGQAARGDRDLATAERLLTSAGQEMESAMVVHNRADLALQGGDVPRALGFLDEAAERYAAIGVVRPNLAIDRCAVLLAAGLPAEAVAVADAAVRRARSTGEATKLAELLLSAARAAVAAGQPRDAAERAASARDLFRRQGRRWWQARAAFVVVQSRYAAGERGGRLLSQATRLAHELDAVRAEEAPAAHLLAGRVAAELGRAADADAHLARAARFRHRGPTFGHAAGWLAHAIRAQSHGATAATLVACRRGLDAAAEHQRTLGAPELRAHAAAYGTELVAIALRHAVRRGDARMLLGWTERWRASALAVPPALPPDDPELTAELGALRDVVRRLDGAHAEGAPTARLEQDRGRLEAAIRSRTRRAAGASAGQLSRFDLAALLDGLGDHQLVEITAVDGVLYATTVVGKRVRMHRIGAVADAVREVDFARFTLRRLAHGRPPLGALDMLDRTGVALQRALLGPVTVGDGPVVVVPPAQLHAVPWALLPALRRAPLTVAPSAATWLRAGAVPAPRRRRVALVGGPGLAATSVEVKQVAAGYPDPVVLSDGAATAAATLAALDGAWTAHIAAHGTFHRENPLFSALALDDGPLMVYDLGRLRRAPVRLVLSSCESGVAGPVAADELLGMVSALVPLGTTSLLASVVPVNDTATTPLMVGFHERLRAGDSFGAALLAARGEAADDPVATATALSFLALGR from the coding sequence GTGGACGAGCCCCTGCTCGCGCTGGCGGTGTCCCGGCCGGCCGACGCTATCGCCAAGGCCGTCGCTTTGCTGTCCCAAAAGCCCGACGCGGGCACCCGGTCTATCGCCCATCAGGCCCGCGCGATCGTCCTGCGCGACTCCGGGCGGGTCGACGAGGCGATCGCCGAGCTGCGGGCGGCCCTGCGCGCGGCCAAGCGGTCCGGTTCGCCCGGCCGCGCGGTCGACGTACAGGCCACGCTGGGCCTGACCCTCGGGCTCGCCGGGCGCACGTCGCTGGGTCTGGCCACATTGGACACCGCCGTCGCGGGCAGCACCGGCGTCCTCGCCGGCCGGGTGCTGATGCGCCGGGCCAGCCTGCTGCGCCTGCTCGGCAAGTACGACGAGGCGCTGACCGACCTGCGGCGGGCGATCGGCCTGCTGCGCCGCGGCGGCGACCGGATCTGGGAGGCGCGCTCCCGCACCCACCGGTTCCTCGTGTACGCCGCCCTCGGCCAGGCCGCCCGCGGCGACCGCGACCTGGCGACCGCCGAACGCCTGCTCACCTCGGCCGGGCAGGAGATGGAGTCGGCGATGGTCGTGCACAACCGCGCCGACCTGGCCCTGCAGGGCGGCGACGTGCCGCGGGCGCTCGGCTTCCTGGACGAGGCGGCCGAGCGGTACGCGGCCATCGGCGTCGTCCGCCCGAACCTCGCGATCGACCGGTGCGCGGTGCTGCTCGCGGCTGGCCTGCCCGCCGAGGCGGTCGCGGTGGCCGACGCGGCGGTCCGCCGGGCCCGGTCCACCGGCGAGGCGACCAAGCTGGCGGAGCTGCTGCTGTCCGCCGCGCGCGCGGCGGTGGCGGCCGGGCAGCCCCGCGACGCCGCCGAGCGGGCCGCGTCCGCCCGCGACCTCTTCCGCCGGCAAGGCCGCCGCTGGTGGCAGGCCAGGGCCGCGTTCGTCGTCGTGCAGTCCCGGTACGCCGCGGGCGAGCGCGGCGGGCGGCTCCTTAGCCAGGCCACCCGGCTCGCCCACGAGCTGGACGCGGTACGGGCCGAGGAGGCGCCGGCGGCGCACCTGCTCGCCGGCCGGGTCGCCGCCGAGCTGGGCCGCGCCGCCGACGCCGACGCGCACCTGGCCCGGGCGGCGCGGTTCCGGCACCGGGGCCCCACGTTCGGGCACGCCGCCGGCTGGCTCGCGCACGCGATCCGGGCGCAGAGCCACGGCGCCACCGCGGCCACCCTGGTCGCCTGCCGGCGCGGGCTGGACGCCGCCGCCGAGCACCAGCGCACGCTCGGGGCGCCGGAGCTGCGCGCGCACGCCGCCGCGTACGGCACCGAACTGGTCGCCATCGCGCTGCGGCACGCCGTCCGCCGGGGCGACGCCCGGATGCTGCTCGGCTGGACCGAACGCTGGCGGGCCAGCGCGCTCGCCGTACCCCCGGCTCTGCCGCCCGACGACCCGGAGCTGACCGCGGAGCTCGGGGCGCTGCGCGACGTCGTACGCCGGCTGGATGGTGCGCACGCGGAGGGTGCGCCCACCGCGCGCCTGGAGCAGGACCGGGGCCGGCTGGAGGCCGCGATCCGGTCGCGGACCCGGCGCGCGGCCGGCGCGTCGGCCGGTCAGCTCTCCCGCTTCGACCTGGCGGCGCTGCTGGACGGCCTCGGCGACCACCAGCTCGTGGAGATCACCGCGGTGGACGGCGTCCTGTACGCGACGACCGTGGTCGGCAAGCGGGTCCGCATGCACCGGATCGGGGCGGTCGCCGACGCGGTCCGGGAGGTGGACTTCGCCCGGTTCACGCTGCGCCGGCTCGCCCACGGCCGGCCGCCGCTCGGGGCGCTGGACATGCTCGACCGCACCGGCGTGGCCCTGCAGCGGGCCCTGCTCGGCCCGGTCACGGTCGGCGATGGGCCGGTGGTCGTGGTGCCACCGGCGCAGCTGCACGCCGTACCGTGGGCGCTGTTGCCGGCGCTGCGCCGGGCGCCGCTGACGGTCGCCCCGTCGGCCGCCACCTGGCTGCGCGCGGGCGCGGTGCCGGCGCCGCGACGCCGCCGGGTCGCCCTGGTCGGCGGCCCCGGCCTTGCGGCGACCTCGGTCGAGGTGAAGCAGGTCGCGGCCGGCTACCCGGACCCGGTCGTGCTGAGCGACGGCGCCGCCACCGCGGCCGCCACGCTGGCCGCCCTCGACGGGGCGTGGACCGCGCACATCGCCGCGCACGGCACGTTCCACCGGGAGAACCCGCTCTTCTCCGCGCTCGCCCTCGACGACGGCCCGCTCATGGTGTACGACCTGGGCCGGCTCCGGCGGGCGCCGGTGCGGCTGGTGCTGTCCAGTTGCGAGTCCGGCGTCGCCGGCCCGGTCGCGGCCGACGAGCTCCTGGGCATGGTCAGCGCGCTGGTGCCGCTGGGCACCACGAGCCTGCTGGCCAGCGTCGTGCCGGTCAACGACACCGCCACGACCCCGCTGATGGTGGGCTTTCACGAGCGGCTGCGGGCCGGCGACTCGTTCGGCGCGGCGCTCCTCGCGGCTCGCGGCGAGGCCGCCGACGATCCGGTCGCCACCGCGACGGCCCTCTCCTTCCTCGCCCTCGGCCGCTGA